One stretch of Cellulomonas wangsupingiae DNA includes these proteins:
- a CDS encoding flagellar hook assembly protein FlgD produces the protein MSIDTSYAQHGASRTTTDGTSTDAATDGGSLDKQAFLELLVTQLRYQDPTSPMDTSQLMAQTTQLTTMERLVELSDTQREAFALQMRSSAAALVGQEVRWEDEDGTSHTGVVTGVSYASAVPTVRVGDVDLRLDAIAAVTTPGASPSPSTPAPTTPPPAGTDTPAPATPAA, from the coding sequence ATGAGCATCGACACGTCCTACGCGCAGCACGGCGCGTCGCGGACCACCACCGACGGCACGTCGACGGACGCCGCCACCGACGGCGGCTCGCTCGACAAGCAGGCCTTCCTGGAGCTGCTGGTCACCCAGCTGCGCTACCAGGACCCCACCAGCCCGATGGACACGTCCCAGCTCATGGCGCAGACCACGCAGCTGACGACGATGGAACGGCTCGTCGAGCTGTCGGACACGCAGCGCGAGGCCTTCGCGCTGCAGATGCGCTCGTCCGCCGCGGCCCTCGTCGGCCAGGAGGTCCGGTGGGAGGACGAGGACGGCACGTCGCACACCGGCGTCGTCACGGGCGTGTCCTACGCGTCCGCCGTCCCGACCGTCCGCGTCGGCGACGTGGACCTGCGGCTCGACGCGATCGCGGCCGTCACGACCCCGGGCGCCTCGCCCTCCCCGAGCACGCCCGCCCCGACCACCCCGCCACCGGCGGGCACGGACACCCCCGCCCCCGCCACCCCCGCCGCCTGA
- a CDS encoding flagellar hook protein FlgE, producing the protein MLRSLFSGISGLRSHQTMLDVTGNNIANVNTTGFKSSQVQFQDTLSQVLTNAGGAQDGVGGTNPAQVGLGVRVAGVTTTFTQGAAQTTGRSTDMMVQGDGFFVVRKGTETFYTRAGSFDFDATGQMVLPGDGALVQGWAAVDGEIDTDSELTDLRVPAGTTMAAVASRRATFEGNLDSAAADGTTKSLTMKLYDAVGTERTLVVTFTKSTAGWGVAATDGADTQGSQPVTFDAAGKITSPTSLQIGGVEVDLTTMTGYAGLDTAQAVEQDGQAAGTLLSFALGADGTITGAFSNGLKQVVGRIALGAFTNPAGLEKAGGSLYRTTVNSGEPQVGTAGTGGRGSLAGGALEMSNVDLSSEFTNLIVAQRGFQANSRIITTSDEVLNELVNLKR; encoded by the coding sequence ATGCTCCGCTCGCTCTTCTCCGGCATCAGCGGTCTGCGCAGCCACCAGACCATGCTCGACGTGACCGGCAACAACATCGCCAACGTCAACACCACCGGCTTCAAGTCCTCGCAGGTGCAGTTCCAGGACACCCTGAGCCAGGTGCTCACCAACGCCGGCGGCGCGCAGGACGGCGTCGGCGGCACCAACCCGGCGCAGGTCGGCCTGGGTGTGCGCGTCGCGGGCGTCACCACGACGTTCACGCAGGGCGCCGCGCAGACCACCGGCCGCAGCACCGACATGATGGTGCAGGGCGACGGCTTCTTCGTCGTGCGCAAGGGCACCGAGACCTTCTACACGCGCGCCGGCTCGTTCGACTTCGACGCGACCGGCCAGATGGTGCTCCCGGGCGACGGCGCGCTGGTGCAGGGCTGGGCGGCGGTCGACGGTGAGATCGACACCGACTCCGAGCTGACCGACCTGCGCGTGCCGGCGGGCACGACGATGGCGGCCGTCGCGTCGCGGCGTGCGACCTTCGAGGGCAACCTCGACTCGGCTGCCGCGGACGGCACGACGAAGTCCCTGACGATGAAGCTGTACGACGCGGTCGGCACGGAGCGCACGCTCGTCGTGACGTTCACGAAGTCGACGGCCGGCTGGGGCGTGGCCGCGACCGACGGCGCCGACACCCAGGGGTCCCAGCCCGTCACGTTCGACGCGGCCGGGAAGATCACCTCGCCGACGTCCCTGCAGATCGGCGGCGTCGAGGTCGACCTGACGACGATGACCGGCTACGCGGGTCTCGACACCGCCCAGGCCGTCGAGCAGGACGGGCAGGCGGCGGGCACGCTGCTGTCGTTCGCCCTCGGCGCCGACGGCACCATCACCGGCGCGTTCAGCAACGGGCTCAAGCAGGTCGTCGGGCGGATCGCGCTCGGTGCGTTCACCAACCCGGCGGGCCTGGAGAAGGCGGGCGGCTCGCTGTACCGCACGACCGTCAACTCCGGCGAGCCGCAGGTCGGCACGGCCGGCACGGGCGGGCGCGGGTCGCTGGCCGGCGGCGCGCTCGAGATGTCCAACGTCGACCTGTCGAGCGAGTTCACCAACCTCATCGTGGCGCAGCGCGGGTTCCAGGCGAACTCCCGCATCATCACCACGTCCGACGAGGTGCTGAACGAGCTGGTCAACCTCAAGCGCTGA
- a CDS encoding M15 family metallopeptidase — translation MAQIRELVAPPSVAPVQVTATGGAATATSATAFADALTQAAAAYPATTVDTSPSSVRRINGDMLPNGLAGHRNGKVPDAAMTAVGDTGHRLWQPAAQQLEKLIADARAQGVTIGITDSYRTYDTQVDLVRRKGLYSQGGLAAAPGTSDHGWGLAADLRLDDRAQAWMRANAGRYGFAEDTPREPWHWAYQT, via the coding sequence ATGGCACAGATCCGCGAGCTCGTCGCGCCGCCCTCGGTCGCACCGGTGCAGGTCACCGCGACCGGGGGCGCCGCGACGGCCACGAGCGCGACGGCGTTCGCCGACGCGCTCACCCAGGCCGCGGCGGCGTACCCGGCGACGACGGTCGACACGTCGCCGTCGTCGGTGCGCCGCATCAACGGCGACATGCTGCCGAACGGGCTCGCGGGCCACCGCAACGGCAAGGTGCCCGACGCGGCCATGACGGCCGTGGGCGACACCGGGCACCGGCTGTGGCAGCCCGCGGCGCAGCAGCTCGAGAAGCTGATCGCCGACGCCCGCGCGCAGGGCGTGACCATCGGCATCACGGACTCGTACCGCACCTACGACACCCAGGTCGACCTGGTGCGGCGCAAGGGCCTGTACTCCCAGGGCGGGCTGGCCGCCGCGCCGGGCACGTCCGACCACGGCTGGGGCCTGGCGGCCGACCTGCGCCTCGACGACCGCGCGCAGGCGTGGATGCGCGCCAACGCCGGCCGGTACGGCTTCGCCGAGGACACGCCGCGCGAGCCGTGGCACTGGGCGTACCAGACCTGA
- a CDS encoding flagellar FlbD family protein, whose product MTRLNGGRFGVNPDLVQRVDSAPDTILTLVDGTKLIVQETLEEVIELVQEQRAALLARARDVERLRAVQAVPDLEHDTGEPPPPVQLRPRNR is encoded by the coding sequence GTGACACGACTGAACGGGGGCAGGTTCGGGGTGAACCCCGACCTGGTCCAACGGGTGGACAGCGCACCCGACACGATCCTCACGCTCGTCGACGGGACGAAGCTCATCGTCCAGGAGACGCTCGAGGAGGTCATCGAGCTCGTCCAGGAGCAGCGTGCGGCGCTGCTCGCCCGGGCCCGTGACGTCGAGCGGCTGCGCGCGGTCCAGGCCGTCCCGGACCTCGAGCACGACACCGGCGAGCCCCCGCCGCCCGTGCAGCTGCGACCGAGGAACCGCTGA
- a CDS encoding motility protein A: protein MDPAGIVGIIVAFGAIFAALVLEGADPMSIVLPAPLLLVWGGTLGVGLAGHTLKDAAAAFAAVPRALRARAPRAGANVDTVVRLAERARREGLLALEEDARAVEDPFLREGLQAAIDGTDPEDLRVILEDRIATKRAADRVSSKYFVDMGGYAPTIGIIGTVISLVHVLENLADPSSLGHSIAAAFVATLWGILSANVVWLPLGTRIRRISDLECRQMEVTLEGLLAVQSGANPRLVSERLRSLVPDAETRSSRTEAA from the coding sequence ATGGACCCCGCCGGCATCGTCGGGATCATCGTCGCGTTCGGCGCCATCTTCGCGGCCCTGGTGCTCGAGGGTGCCGACCCGATGTCGATCGTGCTGCCCGCGCCGCTCCTGCTGGTGTGGGGCGGCACGCTGGGCGTCGGCCTGGCCGGGCACACGCTCAAGGACGCCGCCGCCGCCTTCGCCGCCGTGCCCCGCGCCCTGCGCGCCCGGGCACCCCGCGCCGGCGCGAACGTCGACACCGTCGTGCGGCTCGCCGAGCGCGCCCGCCGCGAGGGTCTGCTCGCCCTGGAGGAGGACGCCCGGGCGGTCGAGGACCCGTTCCTGCGCGAGGGGCTGCAGGCCGCGATCGACGGCACCGACCCCGAGGACCTGCGGGTGATCCTCGAGGACCGCATCGCCACCAAGCGCGCGGCCGACCGGGTCAGCTCGAAGTACTTCGTCGACATGGGCGGCTACGCGCCGACGATCGGCATCATCGGCACCGTCATCTCCCTCGTCCACGTGCTCGAGAACCTCGCCGACCCCAGCTCGCTCGGCCACTCCATCGCGGCGGCGTTCGTGGCCACGCTGTGGGGGATCCTGTCGGCCAACGTGGTCTGGCTGCCGCTGGGCACCCGCATCCGGCGGATCTCCGACCTGGAGTGCCGGCAGATGGAGGTCACCCTCGAGGGCCTGCTCGCCGTGCAGTCCGGTGCGAACCCGCGCCTCGTCAGCGAGCGGCTGCGCAGCCTCGTGCCCGACGCCGAGACCCGCTCGTCGCGCACGGAGGCGGCGTGA
- a CDS encoding OmpA/MotB family protein encodes MSAGRRRRRVEEEEHVNHERWLVSYSDMITVLMALFIVLFAISQVDQEKYIALSKSLAAGFGDGEVTVSTSTLDGSDGVLDGLRPQDLEARGEGTAGLVEADRGLGQQGKDPAPVASVDPQVLAAAQAEAAHLEEVRAALRAALLAQGLDSVVQMRIDERGLVLGLVADDVFFAPASAELTVTARQVLDVAAPTLVSLAEQVTIEGHANVLPVGGRYPTNWELSADRATQVLRHLVERDAMPPGRVSAVGYGDARPIAPGMDEASLAVNRRVDLVLLSDAPENVRALLPAVVAP; translated from the coding sequence GTGAGCGCCGGCCGCCGTCGTCGCCGCGTCGAGGAGGAGGAGCACGTCAACCACGAGCGGTGGCTCGTCAGCTACTCCGACATGATCACCGTGCTGATGGCGCTGTTCATCGTGCTGTTCGCGATCAGCCAGGTCGACCAGGAGAAGTACATCGCCCTGAGCAAGTCGCTCGCCGCGGGGTTCGGCGACGGTGAGGTCACCGTCTCGACGTCCACGCTGGACGGCAGCGACGGGGTCCTCGACGGCCTGAGGCCGCAGGACCTCGAGGCGCGCGGCGAGGGCACGGCCGGCCTGGTCGAGGCGGACCGCGGGCTCGGCCAGCAGGGCAAGGACCCGGCGCCCGTCGCGTCGGTCGACCCCCAGGTGCTGGCCGCCGCGCAGGCCGAGGCCGCCCACCTCGAGGAGGTCCGCGCCGCCCTGCGCGCGGCGTTGCTCGCGCAGGGCCTGGACTCGGTCGTGCAGATGCGGATCGACGAGCGGGGCCTCGTCCTCGGCCTCGTCGCCGACGACGTGTTCTTCGCCCCCGCGAGCGCCGAGCTGACGGTCACCGCGCGGCAGGTGCTCGACGTCGCCGCGCCGACCCTCGTCTCCCTCGCCGAGCAGGTCACGATCGAGGGCCACGCCAACGTGCTGCCCGTCGGCGGCCGGTACCCCACCAACTGGGAGCTGTCGGCCGACCGTGCGACGCAGGTGCTGCGGCACCTCGTCGAGCGCGACGCCATGCCGCCCGGGCGGGTGTCCGCCGTCGGCTACGGCGACGCGCGCCCGATCGCGCCCGGCATGGACGAGGCGTCGCTGGCCGTCAACCGTCGCGTCGACCTCGTCCTGCTCAGCGACGCACCCGAGAACGTGCGCGCGCTGCTGCCCGCGGTGGTGGCGCCGTGA
- a CDS encoding flagellar basal body-associated FliL family protein: MPTEQRVMSRQKIGGGATSARVVPPSQEAADPAPKSRRRLVLLVVAVVVLAAAGAAAWFLLGRGGGEEASAPEPTVEAGEVAQVEAISINLADGHYLRLGLGLQLTADAHDPDPSRALDLAIAQYSGRTVAEVSDPATRDALKTELAQRLAEAYEGEVIDVYLTNYVTQ; this comes from the coding sequence ATGCCCACCGAGCAGCGTGTGATGTCCCGGCAGAAGATCGGCGGGGGCGCGACGTCCGCGCGGGTCGTCCCGCCGTCGCAGGAGGCGGCCGACCCCGCGCCGAAGTCCCGCCGGCGCCTGGTGCTGCTGGTGGTCGCCGTCGTGGTCCTCGCGGCCGCCGGAGCTGCCGCGTGGTTCCTGCTGGGCCGCGGCGGCGGCGAGGAGGCGTCCGCGCCGGAGCCGACCGTGGAGGCGGGTGAGGTCGCGCAGGTCGAGGCGATCAGCATCAACCTGGCGGACGGCCACTACCTGCGGCTCGGCCTGGGCCTGCAGCTGACGGCCGACGCGCACGATCCCGACCCGTCGCGCGCGCTGGACCTGGCCATCGCCCAGTACTCCGGCCGCACCGTCGCCGAGGTGTCCGACCCGGCGACGCGCGACGCGCTGAAGACCGAGCTCGCGCAGCGGCTCGCCGAGGCCTACGAGGGCGAGGTGATCGACGTCTACCTGACCAACTACGTCACGCAGTGA
- a CDS encoding flagellar motor switch protein FliM, translating into MTPSLPATAVRRRARTVEPVPYDFRRPLTLSREHARHLSMALQRFARLWGTQLTARLRALVQVTFDDVTLVTYDEHVGSLPTPTALFVCTVEQPRGTAVLQLPVATTLVWVDYLFGGTGLGDDREGRELTEIETTVVGDLLAHALGDLAYTFAAIMPLELSVRSVQYNPQFVQAVAATDAVLSARFTLRVGEERVDTATLMLPAEPVLAALRAEQRPEGDEPSRERVVRDRADLERATLEAPVEVAVRCTPRTVHPRDVVDLTVGDVLPLSHPASRPLEVVVDGVVLAHAAAGTHGSRIACQVVSVEENHA; encoded by the coding sequence GTGACGCCGTCCCTGCCCGCGACCGCCGTGCGCCGACGCGCGCGCACCGTCGAGCCCGTGCCCTACGACTTCCGCCGGCCGTTGACCCTGTCGCGCGAGCACGCGCGCCACCTGTCGATGGCGCTGCAGCGGTTCGCGCGCCTGTGGGGCACCCAGCTCACCGCGCGCCTGCGCGCGCTCGTGCAGGTCACGTTCGACGACGTCACGCTCGTGACGTACGACGAGCACGTCGGCAGCCTGCCGACGCCCACCGCCCTGTTCGTGTGCACGGTCGAGCAGCCGCGGGGCACCGCCGTGCTGCAGCTGCCCGTCGCGACGACCCTCGTGTGGGTCGACTACCTGTTCGGCGGCACCGGGCTCGGTGACGACCGCGAGGGCCGTGAGCTCACGGAGATCGAGACCACCGTGGTCGGGGACCTGCTCGCGCACGCGCTCGGCGACCTCGCGTACACGTTCGCGGCGATCATGCCGCTGGAGCTCAGCGTGCGGTCGGTGCAGTACAACCCGCAGTTCGTGCAGGCGGTCGCCGCGACCGACGCCGTCCTGTCGGCGCGCTTCACCCTGCGGGTCGGCGAGGAGCGCGTCGACACCGCGACGCTCATGCTCCCCGCCGAGCCGGTGCTCGCCGCGCTGCGCGCCGAGCAGCGCCCCGAGGGGGACGAGCCGAGCCGCGAACGGGTGGTGCGGGACCGCGCCGACCTCGAGCGGGCGACCCTCGAGGCGCCCGTCGAGGTGGCCGTGCGCTGCACGCCCCGCACCGTGCACCCGCGCGACGTCGTCGACCTCACGGTCGGTGACGTCCTGCCGCTGTCCCACCCCGCGAGCCGGCCCCTGGAGGTCGTCGTCGACGGCGTCGTGCTCGCGCACGCCGCCGCCGGCACCCACGGATCGCGGATCGCCTGCCAGGTCGTGAGCGTCGAGGAGAACCACGCATGA
- the fliN gene encoding flagellar motor switch protein FliN: protein MSTTSTVSPLAAATAAAALVPAEVPLTAVPSADVPPADAPAVVAAVVGRVAVELAVVLGPQVARTLADGVDGAALDPADALRPALQAAAGTLGDGVLEPARLTTAGLVLGPDSEVVALRGAGQTLAWFVLRTRPGAAPAAPRPDLPTQRGAALRALYDVELTLTAEIGRTRLPLREVLDLTPGTVLELDRAAGSPADVVVNGRLVARGEVVVVDEDFAVRITEIVSAPDAH, encoded by the coding sequence ATGAGCACCACGTCCACCGTCTCGCCCCTCGCGGCCGCCACCGCGGCCGCCGCCCTGGTCCCCGCGGAGGTGCCGCTCACCGCCGTGCCGTCGGCCGACGTGCCCCCCGCCGACGCGCCGGCGGTCGTCGCGGCCGTCGTCGGACGCGTCGCCGTCGAGCTCGCCGTCGTGCTCGGGCCGCAGGTCGCCCGCACGCTCGCCGACGGCGTCGACGGTGCCGCGCTCGACCCCGCCGACGCGCTGCGCCCCGCGCTGCAGGCCGCCGCCGGCACGCTCGGCGACGGGGTCCTGGAGCCGGCGCGGCTCACCACGGCCGGCCTCGTCCTCGGCCCCGACAGCGAGGTCGTCGCCCTGCGGGGCGCCGGGCAGACGCTCGCGTGGTTCGTGCTGCGGACGCGGCCCGGTGCCGCGCCGGCCGCGCCGCGTCCCGACCTGCCGACGCAGCGGGGCGCCGCGCTGCGCGCCCTGTACGACGTCGAGCTGACGCTGACCGCGGAGATCGGGCGCACCCGGCTGCCGCTGCGCGAGGTGCTGGACCTCACGCCCGGGACGGTGCTCGAGCTCGACCGGGCCGCGGGCAGCCCCGCCGACGTCGTCGTGAACGGCCGGCTCGTCGCCCGGGGCGAGGTCGTCGTCGTCGACGAGGACTTCGCCGTCCGCATCACCGAGATCGTCAGCGCGCCGGACGCCCACTGA
- a CDS encoding FliO/MopB family protein: MDELLLVGRVLLSLACVVGLIWYLARRVGARRSVRDDREPTVRVVDRQALTRGSGVAVVAVGNRRLLVGFAEQQVTMLTELRPVADPVAWATSTTADVPTPHGAPADETARPAALSGSVLSPQTWRATVRALQDRTVRR; this comes from the coding sequence ATGGACGAGCTCCTGCTGGTCGGCCGTGTGCTGCTGTCCCTCGCGTGCGTCGTCGGGCTGATCTGGTACCTGGCGCGTCGCGTCGGCGCGCGCCGGTCGGTCCGCGACGACCGCGAGCCGACGGTCCGCGTCGTCGACCGGCAGGCGCTCACCCGCGGCTCGGGCGTGGCCGTCGTCGCCGTGGGCAACCGGCGGCTGCTCGTCGGGTTCGCCGAGCAGCAGGTCACGATGCTCACCGAGCTGCGTCCCGTCGCCGATCCCGTCGCGTGGGCCACGAGCACCACGGCCGACGTCCCGACCCCGCACGGGGCGCCCGCCGACGAGACCGCGCGCCCGGCCGCCCTCAGCGGCTCGGTGCTCTCGCCCCAGACGTGGCGGGCGACGGTCCGCGCGCTGCAGGACCGCACGGTGCGGCGATGA
- the fliP gene encoding flagellar type III secretion system pore protein FliP (The bacterial flagellar biogenesis protein FliP forms a type III secretion system (T3SS)-type pore required for flagellar assembly.) produces MTSRPVVPATRTDVADARARRLRRVLVLGLVLAALVVLLAAQVATAGGAHATVGPTPPAAPDAPAAPGVGEVTVQVNGINGTPSGSIVVLLGITLLSVAPSLLLLTTSFTKMIVVLSLTRNALGLQGVPPNQVLAGIALFLSLFVMAPVVGSINDLGVQPYLDGSLTFTQAVEAGQQPLRQFMLAHTREEDIALLTRAAEQPNPQTPADVPFTVLAPAFLLSELRAAFIMGFVIFVPFLVIDLVVSAALMAMGMMMLPPVMVSLPFKLLLFVLVDGWGLVVTALVGSYAGGG; encoded by the coding sequence ATGACGTCCCGGCCGGTGGTGCCGGCCACGCGCACCGACGTCGCGGACGCGCGCGCCCGCCGGCTGCGGCGCGTCCTCGTGCTCGGCCTCGTCCTGGCCGCGCTCGTCGTGCTGCTCGCCGCGCAGGTGGCCACCGCCGGCGGCGCGCACGCGACCGTCGGCCCGACGCCGCCGGCCGCGCCCGACGCGCCCGCGGCACCGGGCGTCGGCGAGGTCACCGTGCAGGTCAACGGCATCAACGGCACGCCGAGCGGCTCGATCGTCGTGCTGCTGGGGATCACGCTGCTGTCCGTCGCACCGTCGCTCCTGCTGCTGACCACCAGCTTCACCAAGATGATCGTGGTGCTCTCGCTGACCCGCAACGCGCTGGGCCTGCAGGGCGTGCCGCCCAACCAGGTGCTCGCCGGGATCGCGCTCTTCCTGTCGCTGTTCGTCATGGCGCCCGTCGTCGGCAGCATCAACGACCTCGGCGTGCAGCCCTACCTCGACGGCAGCCTGACGTTCACGCAGGCCGTCGAGGCCGGTCAGCAGCCCTTGCGGCAGTTCATGCTCGCGCACACCCGCGAGGAGGACATCGCGCTGCTCACGCGCGCCGCGGAGCAGCCGAACCCGCAGACCCCGGCGGACGTGCCGTTCACCGTCCTCGCCCCCGCCTTCCTCCTCTCGGAGCTGCGCGCGGCCTTCATCATGGGCTTCGTCATCTTCGTGCCGTTCCTCGTCATCGACCTGGTCGTCTCGGCCGCGCTCATGGCGATGGGCATGATGATGCTGCCGCCCGTCATGGTGTCGCTGCCGTTCAAGCTGCTGCTGTTCGTGCTCGTCGACGGCTGGGGCCTGGTCGTCACGGCGCTCGTCGGCTCGTACGCCGGGGGCGGGTAG
- the fliQ gene encoding flagellar biosynthesis protein FliQ produces MDTNAVLDIALDALVLAAKLAAPVLVTALVVGFVVSLVQSVTQIQEVTLSFVPKAVAAGAALLLAGHWMITELVTFTHELYGRIPALVGG; encoded by the coding sequence GTGGACACCAACGCCGTCCTCGACATCGCGCTGGACGCGCTCGTGCTGGCCGCCAAGCTGGCCGCGCCCGTCCTGGTCACGGCCCTCGTGGTGGGCTTCGTCGTCTCCCTCGTGCAGTCGGTGACGCAGATCCAGGAGGTCACGCTCTCGTTCGTGCCCAAGGCCGTGGCCGCGGGCGCGGCGCTGCTGCTGGCCGGGCACTGGATGATCACCGAGCTCGTGACGTTCACGCACGAGCTGTACGGCCGCATCCCCGCGCTGGTCGGCGGGTGA
- a CDS encoding flagellar biosynthetic protein FliR, translating to MDPVAVTLPLAAVETTLLAAVRMTAFLVIAPPFAQRSVPGSVKVALGTGLGLAVAPRLDPVVSSGTAAFFGNLVMQALVGAATGFLVYLVFAAVQSAGSLIDLFGGFQVAMAFDPLSMTNGAQFSRLYQMLAMALLFASDGYQLVVAGLLRTFDVLPVGEVFSPASYGQGAAEGLTDMFVAALQIAGPLLVVLFLADVGLGLLTRVSPALNAFALGFPLKILLTLTLGGFALLALPDLLGALADEAATTVPAVLG from the coding sequence GTGGACCCCGTCGCCGTCACCCTGCCGCTCGCCGCGGTCGAGACGACCCTGCTCGCGGCCGTGCGCATGACGGCGTTCCTCGTCATCGCGCCGCCGTTCGCGCAGCGCAGCGTGCCCGGGTCGGTGAAGGTCGCGCTCGGCACCGGCCTCGGGCTCGCGGTGGCACCGCGCCTGGACCCGGTGGTGTCGTCCGGCACCGCCGCGTTCTTCGGCAACCTCGTGATGCAGGCGCTCGTGGGCGCCGCGACCGGCTTCCTCGTCTACCTGGTGTTCGCGGCCGTGCAGTCCGCGGGCTCCCTGATCGACCTGTTCGGCGGGTTCCAGGTCGCCATGGCCTTCGACCCGCTGAGCATGACGAACGGCGCTCAGTTCTCACGGCTGTACCAGATGCTCGCGATGGCGCTGCTGTTCGCCTCGGACGGCTACCAGCTCGTCGTCGCGGGCCTGCTGCGCACGTTCGACGTGCTGCCCGTCGGTGAGGTGTTCTCGCCCGCGAGCTACGGCCAGGGCGCCGCCGAAGGGCTCACCGACATGTTCGTCGCCGCGCTGCAGATCGCCGGACCGCTGCTCGTCGTGCTGTTCCTCGCCGACGTCGGCCTCGGCCTGCTGACCCGCGTGTCGCCCGCGCTCAACGCGTTCGCCCTCGGGTTCCCGCTGAAGATCCTGCTGACGCTCACCCTCGGCGGCTTCGCCCTGCTCGCGCTGCCCGACCTCCTCGGCGCGCTCGCGGACGAGGCGGCCACCACCGTGCCGGCGGTGCTCGGATGA
- a CDS encoding EscU/YscU/HrcU family type III secretion system export apparatus switch protein, translated as MSGGSSGERSEKATPQRLKDVRRKGQLGRSQDVTAWIGLAAAALMLPGVLSRAQGAALDQMAQVRAVAVTADPQQAVAVLRGALMSAGGTLAPMFVVLVLVTVVAAAAQGGVHARSMKPRFDHLKPAAVGKKFFGPQALWQGVKTLLKTLAVGAVLYSGVQTMVPTLMASGTLPLSAVLGAAGDGAATLLRGGIAAGVALAFVDLVVVLRRNRKSTRMTKQEVKEDHKRTEGDPRIKGAIRARQAAMSRNRMMAEVAQADVVMVNPTHVAVALRYEPGTGAPRVVAKGAGAVAARIRELAGEHRVPLVEDVPLARALHAACDVGQEIPEHLFTAVARVLAFVMALRRRGASAGQHRVPGAPVLPPDAPTPSRGRRPRAGTTPASRS; from the coding sequence ATGAGCGGCGGGAGCAGCGGCGAGCGCAGCGAGAAGGCCACCCCCCAGCGGCTCAAGGACGTGCGCCGCAAGGGGCAGCTCGGCCGTTCGCAGGACGTGACGGCGTGGATCGGCCTGGCCGCCGCCGCGCTCATGCTCCCCGGGGTGCTGTCCCGCGCGCAGGGCGCGGCCCTCGACCAGATGGCCCAGGTCCGCGCGGTCGCGGTCACCGCCGACCCGCAGCAGGCCGTCGCGGTGCTGCGCGGCGCCCTGATGTCGGCCGGCGGCACCCTCGCCCCGATGTTCGTGGTGCTCGTGCTGGTCACGGTCGTGGCGGCCGCCGCGCAGGGCGGCGTGCACGCGCGCAGCATGAAGCCCAGGTTCGACCACCTCAAGCCCGCGGCCGTCGGCAAGAAGTTCTTCGGTCCGCAGGCGCTGTGGCAGGGCGTCAAGACGCTGCTGAAGACCCTCGCCGTCGGTGCGGTCCTCTACTCCGGCGTGCAGACGATGGTCCCCACGCTGATGGCGTCGGGCACGCTGCCGCTGTCCGCCGTGCTCGGCGCCGCGGGGGACGGCGCCGCGACGCTGCTGCGCGGCGGCATCGCCGCCGGCGTCGCGCTCGCGTTCGTGGACCTCGTCGTCGTGCTGCGCCGCAACCGCAAGTCGACGCGCATGACCAAGCAGGAGGTCAAGGAGGACCACAAGCGCACCGAGGGCGACCCGCGCATCAAGGGCGCCATCCGCGCGCGGCAGGCCGCGATGAGCCGCAACCGCATGATGGCGGAGGTCGCGCAGGCCGACGTCGTCATGGTCAACCCCACGCACGTGGCCGTCGCGCTGCGGTACGAGCCCGGCACCGGGGCGCCGCGCGTCGTCGCCAAGGGCGCCGGTGCCGTGGCCGCGCGCATCCGCGAGCTCGCGGGCGAGCACCGCGTCCCCCTCGTCGAGGACGTGCCGCTGGCCCGCGCCCTGCACGCCGCGTGCGACGTCGGCCAGGAGATCCCCGAGCACCTGTTCACCGCCGTGGCGCGCGTCCTCGCGTTCGTCATGGCACTGCGCCGGCGCGGCGCGAGCGCCGGGCAGCACCGCGTGCCCGGCGCCCCGGTGCTGCCGCCCGACGCCCCCACCCCGTCCCGAGGCCGGCGCCCGCGCGCCGGCACCACCCCCGCGTCCAGGAGCTGA